In the genome of Persephonella sp. KM09-Lau-8, one region contains:
- a CDS encoding polyprenol monophosphomannose synthase, which yields MRGLVVIPTYNEADNIDQIIIEILKYHFIDILIVDDNSTDGTADKVKRWMRKTDRVNLIEREGKLGLGTAYVTGFKWGLQRDYNYFFEIDADLSHDPKEIPNFIKKCREEKCDIVIGSRYLNGTISVVGWDFRRLLISKFGNWYATTILGTKQLTDITSGYRCYKRTVLENINLDDIKSNGYSFQIEMAYKALQLGFKICEIPIIFYERSNGVSKMSKKIAWEAAIMVWKLKLKSVFSKKIQIQSNKQEVTRPIFKA from the coding sequence ATGAGAGGTTTAGTGGTAATTCCAACTTATAATGAAGCTGATAATATAGATCAAATTATAATAGAGATTTTGAAATACCATTTTATAGACATACTTATTGTTGATGATAATTCTACAGATGGAACAGCAGATAAAGTAAAAAGATGGATGAGAAAGACCGATAGGGTAAATCTGATAGAAAGAGAAGGAAAATTAGGACTTGGAACAGCATATGTCACTGGGTTTAAATGGGGGCTACAAAGGGATTATAACTATTTTTTTGAAATTGATGCAGATTTATCACATGACCCAAAAGAGATTCCTAACTTCATAAAAAAATGTAGAGAAGAGAAGTGTGATATAGTGATAGGTTCCAGATATTTAAATGGAACAATAAGTGTTGTAGGATGGGATTTTAGAAGACTTTTAATATCTAAGTTTGGAAACTGGTATGCAACTACAATTTTAGGAACAAAGCAACTAACAGATATAACAAGTGGGTATAGATGCTATAAAAGAACAGTTTTGGAAAATATAAATCTTGATGATATTAAATCTAATGGATACTCTTTTCAGATAGAAATGGCATACAAAGCCTTGCAACTTGGATTTAAGATATGTGAAATACCTATTATTTTTTATGAAAGAAGCAATGGTGTTTCTAAAATGAGTAAAAAAATTGCCTGGGAAGCTGCTATTATGGTATGGAAATTGAAACTAAAAAGTGTTTTTAGTAAAAAAATACAGATTCAATCAAATAAGCAGGAAGTTACACGCCCTATATTCAAAGCATGA
- a CDS encoding glycosyltransferase family 4 protein has translation MNLLILNRRCIKHSQKGGAEVYTYEIAQSVVEKGGTVEWFSSKEKGLKDEEIIDGIKFIRKGNELTVHFYGFLYALKKGKNWLILDEFNGIGFFTFFKKNSFLLIHQLYEEFWNVEFRKLGNFFKILEKLLLRLYRNKKVITVSESTKKDLLNLGFKNITIIYNGLNVKPIENINKDLKKLRLVYLGRLKKTKNPEDAIKAFFEVKKVIKDTELIIIGKGPLYEYLIRKYKDAPDLIFKGFVSEEKKYDILKNSHFILVPSIREGWGQVVLQANAMGTPAIGYKVAGLIDSIKNGETGYIVGDYREMADKIIELWGNKEKYEKISKNALEWSKNFSWERTRKEFLNFLKNL, from the coding sequence ATGAATCTTTTAATATTGAACAGAAGATGTATTAAACATTCTCAAAAAGGTGGAGCAGAAGTATATACATACGAGATTGCTCAATCTGTCGTGGAAAAAGGGGGGACTGTTGAGTGGTTCTCTTCTAAAGAAAAAGGATTAAAAGATGAAGAAATAATTGATGGTATTAAATTTATAAGAAAAGGAAACGAACTAACTGTTCATTTTTATGGTTTTTTGTATGCTTTAAAAAAGGGGAAAAACTGGCTTATACTTGATGAGTTTAATGGAATTGGGTTTTTTACATTTTTTAAGAAAAACTCTTTTTTACTAATTCATCAGCTATATGAAGAATTTTGGAACGTTGAATTTAGAAAATTAGGAAATTTCTTTAAAATTTTGGAAAAATTATTACTGAGGCTATATAGAAACAAAAAGGTAATCACAGTTTCAGAATCAACAAAAAAGGATCTTTTAAATCTGGGATTCAAGAATATAACAATAATTTATAATGGTTTGAACGTGAAACCCATTGAAAATATAAATAAAGATCTGAAAAAGTTACGTCTTGTTTATTTAGGAAGGTTAAAAAAGACAAAAAATCCGGAAGACGCTATAAAAGCCTTCTTTGAAGTTAAGAAGGTAATTAAGGATACGGAATTAATAATAATTGGAAAAGGTCCACTTTATGAATATCTAATTAGAAAATATAAAGATGCACCTGATCTTATTTTTAAAGGTTTTGTTTCAGAAGAAAAAAAGTACGACATATTAAAAAATTCCCATTTCATCCTTGTTCCAAGTATCAGAGAAGGATGGGGGCAGGTTGTATTGCAGGCAAATGCAATGGGAACTCCTGCGATAGGATATAAAGTTGCTGGACTTATTGACAGCATCAAAAATGGTGAAACTGGATATATCGTCGGCGATTATAGAGAAATGGCAGATAAAATAATTGAATTGTGGGGAAACAAAGAAAAGTATGAAAAAATTTCAAAAAATGCTCTTGAATGGTCAAAAAATTTTTCTTGGGAAAGAACAAGAAAAGAATTTCTAAATTTTCTTAAAAATTTGTGA
- a CDS encoding prepilin-type N-terminal cleavage/methylation domain-containing protein, which produces MSRKGFTLVELLIVMVIIALLSSIALSSYISYRKKARLTAIALPYAEDCTRQAVEYCLELKPSSSVNIDISTLSLPSCQSRSLGLYNTSLSFSGNFRCEPAGHISSGTIQARLSTISDFSAICDITSTGIRCYIQ; this is translated from the coding sequence ATGAGCAGAAAAGGATTTACACTTGTGGAATTACTTATAGTAATGGTTATTATCGCTCTTTTATCTTCAATTGCACTAAGTAGTTATATTTCTTACAGGAAAAAAGCCAGATTAACTGCTATAGCTTTACCTTATGCTGAGGATTGTACAAGGCAGGCAGTGGAGTATTGTTTAGAATTAAAACCATCTTCATCAGTTAATATTGATATATCAACTTTAAGTTTACCTTCCTGTCAAAGTAGATCTTTAGGTTTATATAATACTTCTTTATCTTTTTCAGGTAATTTCCGGTGTGAACCGGCAGGACATATATCTTCTGGAACTATTCAGGCGAGACTCTCAACAATAAGTGATTTTTCTGCTATATGTGATATAACTTCAACAGGTATTAGATGCTATATTCAATAA
- a CDS encoding DUF2723 domain-containing protein codes for MFYRFKWFWNQMYSSRILKKKGAFSTLFLFLFFSFIFYFYINFLVPIIYSGDGAELASTGYSLGIPHSPGYPIYTEISKLFTFIPLGNIGEKVALLSVFFSVLSLFVLYKTVEILNIDKKAFYFGASLLAVSYTFMGQSLVNKFYTFNLFFVSLLFLIGVYFLKNNYDKRAIYIGSFLLGIITGVHHLGLLIAIPLFIAGLFYFRNFLIDIIKSIPLFILGLLVFVHLPIRSLKDSSFLFTTVTDPKYFIAFVLRKTYEKSTVDAAKGLFSSMDGYINSFFNVSKLLLLNFGWISAFLFLLGAVYLLKKNKKIGIFVILTFIVYSFFLGKLVFDIKNPSNIDWLIIGHQYFIPGLYFYILIVIAGLGWFFEFIKNKNFDFVYKYIPPVLAVFPWIFITDRLFDMNYGTEFVPYSHSKVILGHLPVGSIYISMGDNHTFQGWYLKSISGFRNDICQLKQDRFKTISFTLQGCRPAKLYSKLYPDFFKKGNIHSYSEKDRLYSVTPIFKGSPYEKEYDYGRYIYIFKYFPKNMSGEELKELKKYNLAKQDDIFLNFLDCVSHRIDEPFSKMLCRLISKYYVYLAKEKEPVFSLNELTFNFSVYYGDTLFEEITKVKSGNENFIYLWRIKSVEGFNNPEKFFYLGTEDEN; via the coding sequence ATGTTTTACAGATTCAAATGGTTCTGGAATCAGATGTACAGTAGTAGGATACTAAAGAAAAAGGGTGCTTTTAGCACCCTTTTTTTATTCCTATTTTTCTCTTTTATCTTTTACTTTTATATAAATTTTTTAGTTCCAATTATTTATTCTGGTGATGGAGCTGAATTAGCTTCAACAGGTTATTCTCTTGGAATCCCTCATTCTCCTGGATATCCGATTTATACGGAAATCTCAAAACTATTTACATTTATCCCTCTTGGAAACATAGGAGAAAAAGTAGCTTTACTATCGGTTTTTTTTAGTGTGCTATCTTTATTTGTTCTTTATAAAACAGTTGAAATACTGAATATAGACAAAAAGGCGTTTTACTTTGGTGCTTCTTTATTAGCGGTTTCCTATACTTTTATGGGACAATCCCTTGTAAATAAGTTTTATACATTTAATTTGTTTTTTGTTTCTTTGCTTTTTCTTATAGGAGTGTATTTCCTTAAAAATAATTACGATAAGCGAGCTATTTATATAGGTTCATTTTTACTTGGTATTATAACAGGTGTACATCATCTGGGATTATTAATAGCTATTCCATTATTTATAGCAGGTTTGTTTTATTTTAGGAATTTTCTTATAGATATTATAAAGTCAATTCCACTTTTTATTTTAGGTTTATTGGTTTTTGTTCATCTCCCAATAAGGTCACTAAAAGACAGTTCCTTTTTATTCACAACAGTTACAGACCCAAAATACTTTATCGCTTTTGTTCTTCGAAAAACTTATGAAAAATCTACAGTTGATGCTGCCAAAGGATTATTTTCAAGTATGGATGGATATATTAATTCATTTTTTAATGTTTCTAAGTTACTTTTATTAAATTTTGGATGGATTTCTGCCTTTTTATTTTTGCTTGGGGCAGTATATCTACTTAAGAAAAATAAAAAGATAGGAATTTTTGTGATACTAACCTTTATAGTTTATTCATTCTTTTTAGGAAAACTTGTTTTTGATATAAAAAACCCATCAAATATAGATTGGTTAATTATAGGTCATCAATATTTTATTCCAGGATTATACTTTTATATTCTTATAGTTATTGCCGGCTTAGGATGGTTTTTTGAATTTATAAAAAATAAAAATTTTGATTTTGTATATAAATATATACCTCCTGTGTTGGCAGTATTTCCATGGATTTTTATAACTGATAGACTGTTTGATATGAACTATGGAACTGAATTTGTGCCGTATTCTCATTCTAAAGTCATCTTGGGGCATCTTCCTGTAGGAAGTATATATATATCAATGGGGGATAATCATACCTTTCAAGGATGGTATTTGAAGTCTATTTCTGGGTTTAGAAATGATATATGTCAATTAAAACAAGATAGGTTTAAAACTATCTCCTTTACTCTTCAGGGATGCAGACCTGCAAAACTTTATTCTAAGCTTTATCCTGATTTTTTCAAAAAAGGGAATATCCACTCTTACTCTGAAAAGGATAGATTATATTCTGTAACACCTATTTTTAAAGGTTCTCCTTATGAAAAGGAATATGATTATGGAAGATATATATACATATTTAAGTATTTCCCTAAAAATATGTCTGGTGAAGAGCTAAAAGAATTAAAAAAATATAATCTTGCTAAGCAAGATGATATTTTTTTGAACTTTTTAGATTGTGTTTCTCATAGGATTGATGAACCTTTTTCCAAAATGCTTTGTAGGTTAATTTCAAAGTATTACGTATATCTTGCCAAAGAGAAAGAACCTGTATTTTCTCTCAATGAATTAACTTTTAATTTCAGTGTATATTATGGAGATACTCTATTTGAAGAAATAACAAAAGTTAAATCTGGAAATGAGAACTTTATCTATCTATGGAGAATAAAATCAGTTGAAGGATTTAACAATCCTGAGAAATTTTTCTATTTAGGAACGGAAGATGAAAATTAA